The Verrucomicrobiota bacterium genomic interval GCAATTCGAGCAACTGGAGACTTCCAGGTAGTCCTTTTGGCCGGGCGCCCACACCTCAATGTCGTAGGTTTTGGCGCTCGTGAATCCCAGATCGCCGGTGCAGAGCTGCACGACTCGATAGTGCAAACCCAGTTTCTGCAGAACGGCTTCCGCGTGGCCGGTCATTCTCTCCAATTCGTCGTAACCATGTTCCGGCTTCACGATCTTGATCAGCTCCACCTTGTCGAATTGATGAACGCGGATCATGCCACGCGTGCCGACCCCCGCGGCGCCAGCCTCGGCGCGAAAGCAGGGACTATAAGCACAATAATGAATCGGCAAATCTTTCTCCTTAAGGATTTCTTCCCGATGAATGTTGGCCACGGGGGTCTCAGCCGTGGGAACAAGGTAAAGCTTGCCGAGCGTGCTCGCGTCTTCGCCTTCGCGCACGGCGTAGGCCTGGTCCACGGCTTTGGGGAATTGCCCGGTGCCCACCATGCACTCGCTCTTGACGATGAACGGCGGAGAAACCTCCACGTAACCGTGCGCGCTGGTGTGCAAATCCAGCAGAAACTGAATCAGCGCTCGCTCCAGCCGCGCTCCCCAGTTTGTGTAGAGCAGAAATCCGCTGCCGGACAGTTTGGCGCCTCGCGCAAAATCGACGAGTCGCAGCCGCTCACAAATCTCAAGGTGCGGCCTGGGAGCGAAATCAAACTGCGGCTTCTCTCCCCAGGAACGCACGACCGGATTATCCGCGGCGCTTCGGCCAATCTTGGCGCTTTCGTGCGGCACATTCGGCAAGCGCAGCAACAAGTCGT includes:
- the serS gene encoding serine--tRNA ligase; translation: MLDVKLIRERPDFVRERLAARGAGDQAKVDEILALDEKRRSLLSEVEMLKAQRNRVSKEIGALMAQKKEAEAETKKAETRQIADKIAELDRGVAAAEAARDDLLLRLPNVPHESAKIGRSAADNPVVRSWGEKPQFDFAPRPHLEICERLRLVDFARGAKLSGSGFLLYTNWGARLERALIQFLLDLHTSAHGYVEVSPPFIVKSECMVGTGQFPKAVDQAYAVREGEDASTLGKLYLVPTAETPVANIHREEILKEKDLPIHYCAYSPCFRAEAGAAGVGTRGMIRVHQFDKVELIKIVKPEHGYDELERMTGHAEAVLQKLGLHYRVVQLCTGDLGFTSAKTYDIEVWAPGQKDYLEVSSCSNCEDFQARRMNLRYKAESGENRHPHILNGSGTALARLFVALIEAYQQPDGSIAIPEPLHKYLGTDRLKAN